In Clostridium omnivorum, the DNA window AGGGACATTGGCTGAAGAAATTTCAAAGGGACTTATGGATGATCCGGTAATAATAAGATCTCATGGCGGGCGTGCAAGGGCAATTGAAGCTGGTGATATTAAGATCGATGTAGCGTTTTTAGGTGCAGCCTCATCTGATGAATATGGTAATGCAAGTGGCTCTAGAGGATCAGCCAATTGTGGCTCTCTTGGCTATGGAAAAATCGATGCCTTATATGCAGATAAAGTAGTTATTATTACTGATTGTCTAGTTGATTTTCCTAATGCTCCTGCAAGTATATTGCAAACTAATGTAGATTATGTAGTAAAGGTAGATAAAATTGGAGATCCAGCAGGTATTGCTTCTGGAGCTACTAGGTATACTAAAAATCCTAAAGAATTATTAATGGCTGAATATGCAAATAAAGTCATAGTAGGATCTGGATATTTTAAAGATGGATTTTCCTTTCAAACAGGAACCGGCGGGGCAACACTTGCTGTAAGTAGATTTTTAAGAAATGAAATGATAAAATCAAATATTAAAGCAAACTTCGCACTGGGAGGAATAACTAAGCAAATAGTAGAAATGCATGAAGAAGGATTAATAAAGCATATTTTTGATGTACAGGGTTTTGATTTGGCTGCTGTAGAATCTATAGATAAAAATCCCATGCATCATGAAATAGATTCATCCTTTTATGCAAACCCTCATAATAAAGGTTGCATAGCTAATAAGCTGGATGTTGTTGTATTATCAGCATTAGAGATAGATACTGATTTTAATGTGAATGTAATGACTGGATCAGACGGTGTTTTAAGAGGAGCATCTGGCGGGCACTGTGATACTGCAGCTTGCGCTAAATTGACGATAATTATATCTCCACTCATTCGCGGTAGAATACCATGCATAGTTGATTCTGTAAATACAGTTATTACACCTGGCGACAGCGTTGATGTCCTTGTAACAGAAATAGGTATAGCAATAAATCCTAAGAGAGAAGATTTAATCCAAAGATTTAGTAAAGTAGATATACCTATATTCACAATCCAAGAGTTAAAGGATAAAATTGAAAGAATAGTTGGAATTCCTGATAAGATTGAATATGATGATAAAGTTGTTGCAATAGTCGAATATAGGGATGGAAGCATCATTGATGTGGTAAGAAAGATTAAATAAAGTATGTACCATAGGTGTTTTGCTTAACAACTTTAGCACATACGGTATCTTATAGCTCAAAAATAAACCTAAAGTTTGAATTAATTACTTTAGGTTTATTTTTTATTATCCATTTTTCAATCATTATTTGAATTTTAGCTTAACCACTTGATTTTGCAAATAAACATAAATTGTATCCTCAGTAGTTGAAATTTTAGCAATATCTTTTAAACTAATATAAACTCCATTATAGTCATAGTAATCTCTCATACCATTTTTACTAAATAGTCTCAGTATTTTTCCATAACACTCATTAATTAGTTCATACTGAAGTTCATCAATGCAGTAAACTGTATCAAGCTCATATGCATTCACTATAGCCACTAAATTAGTATTTTTAAGACCATCTAATTCTTTAAAAAATTCATCCATAGTAATTAGTTTCATAATTTTATCCCCTTTAAATATAATTCTAGTTATTATAAAGTTATATAAGAATTTTATATCACTTTATAATAATATTACCTTATAACATTTAATTTGAAAAGGATATCAAAACTATAAGATACAATTAGATTACTAAATTCTCCCTAATGTATGTTTAATGCACTGTTTATAGCTTGTATCATATTATATATTAGGTAGATTATTACTTTAATAATATGAAAAGGAGGAATAAATGTGTGGTATGTATTTGTATATTTCCTCATGTTCCTAGTACCAGGATTATTTGCAGTAGCAGTGTACAACCTTATATGTTACAATCGTATAAACTGCTGTAAAACAATTCTATTAGCGCTTATATATGATCTGTTTATTGTAGGTATTAATTTTGCAGGGTTGCGTTTTATAAAAGGTATAGGAGATTTTAGTGCTCTTGATAGTTATTTACACTGCTTAAGCTTTACTCCAAAATATATTCTTTTAAGCCTTATTGTAGGTGCGATACTAGCTATTCTAACCTGTTTATTAACACGCCTTTTCGGTTGGTGCAAAGAACGTATTCATGGTAACAAAGAGTGCTGCAAAAAATAAAACTTTATATTAATAACTTATACAGTACTATATTTATCTATATATTTTAAGTAAATAGTTATTAAAAGATGACTCAGAATCTAAATTTGTTAGATTCTGAGTTTTTTATTTTCATTGAAAAATCTGTTAAAGAAATTATAATGTACATCATATAGGAATAATATGGTATAATTATAGTATTAATTGAAAAGATGGATTGGAGAATTTTATGAAAACCGTAATTATTTATAAATCTAAAACTGGTTTTACAAAAAAATATGCTCAATGGATTGCAGAGGCTCTATCAGCAGATGTTTTTGATGCAACTAAGGTTGATATAGACATGATAAAGCAATATGATAACATAATTTATGGCGGAAGTTTATATGCAGCAGGAATCACTGGACTTAAATTTATTACGAAAAACTTTGATAAGCTAAAAGACAAAAAATTAGTTATATTTGCGACTGGTGCCTCTCCATCAAGTCAGCGTGTAATAGATGAAGTCGTAAGCAAAAATTTCACCTCAGAGCAGCAAAAATATATTAAATTTTTTTATTTTAGAGGCGGATTTGATTATAAAAAATTAAATTTCTTTGATAAATTTCTAATGAACTTATTGAAATTGAAAATAAAAAGTAAAGCTAAAGATAAATTAACAAAGGATGAAATAGGTATGCTGTCCATATATGATAGACCTACGGATTTTTCATTAAGGAAAAATATAGATGTAATAGTTAGTTACCTACAAGGATAGATAATATAAGGTTTAATTTTATGTAAAGTAAGTTGAAAGGTTGCCTTTGAACGTAACCTCAGATTAAATATGTGGGGGATGGGGAATTTATGGAGAAAAAAACAAAAGTACTTATATTAGGTACTTATCACTTTGGTAATGGGGGCGAACATTTAATAAATATTGATGCAGGAGAAATTGCTTCTGATAAAATACAAAGTGAAATTTTAGAAGTAGTAGAGAAATTGCTAAAGTTTAAACCAACTAAAATTGCTGTTGAAGCAAGGGAGTCAAAAGCTAAAGAATTAAATGAAGTGTATTCAGAATACTGCTTAAACAAAACTTATGTAGAAAATAAATTAATAAGTCATAGAAATGAAATAGTACAATTAGCCTTTAGACTAGGACAAAAGTTAAATCATGATAAAATTTACCCAGTAGATTATCCAGTAGATCTTCCTGATAATCATTTTGAATATGCTAAAAATATTTGTCCAGAATTGTATAATGAATTTATGAATGAGATTAGTGAATATGGCACATACGTTAGTAACTACATGGATAGTCATACAGTTTGTGAAAACTTGAGATATTTAAATAATCCTGATCGTATTTCAAAAGAGCATAGCAGCCTATATCTGCATTTAGCTCAAGTAGGAGCTGGTGATACTTACTATGGAGTAGATATGCTTACAGAATGGTATAGAAGAAACCTATATATTTTGGGAAATCTACAGAGAATAGCAAAGCCTAGTGATAAAATACTAGTAATTTATGGTGCTGGTCATTGCAAGATCCTTCAAGATTTTGTTAAAGAGTACAATAAATTTGAATTTATAGATGCTTTAGATTATTTATAAAACTTTTCCTAAGGGTAATTGTTAACAGGTGAGATAAATGAATAAATATATTAAAATAATAAAAGAAAAAAATCCAAGCTTAATAATAGAAAAATATCGGTTTAATACTGAAGGACAAAATAACGATATTGTTATTGTGAATGATAATACTGTTTTCAAATTTCCAAAGTATTTAGAAGGTATTAAAAAAATGAAGATAGAGATTGATATTCTAAATATATTAAAGAAACACAGTACCTTAGATATTCCAGAATATAATTACAAAAACTTAGATTCTTTTCATACTGGACATGTATATGGTGGATATAGGATGATTAAAGGGGTTAGTCTTAGACAGAATGTATATCATAATGTTGTTCGAAAAGAAATTATCTCTAAACAGTTAGCTACATTTTTAAGAGAATTGCATAGTATACCAATCGAAGAATTTTATGATCATGAAATAAAATTTACGGATACTTATAGTGAGTGGACAAATTTTTATGATAAGATAGAAACAAAATTATTTAAATTTATGAGAAAAGAAGCAAAAGACACAATTAGCAAAAACTTCGATAGCTTTTTAAACCATGATTTAGATTTTGATGAAACTATAATACATGGAGATTTTGGACCAACTAATATTATATTTGATCCTAATTTACAAACCATAAGTGGTATTATTGATTTCAATGATGTATCTATTGGAGATCCTGCAACTGATATTGCTTCTCTAATAGGACCATTTGGGTATGGAGAAGATTTTGTTAAATCCTTTGAACCTTTTTATCCAAAAGTAGATGATTTATTGGATCGAGCTAGATTTTATGCAAGTACATTTGCCTTACAGGAAGCAATGTTTGGACTAGAAGTAGGTGATGAGGCAGCATTTAACTCAGGTATAAAACAATATATATAAAAAATAACTCTAACTTTAAGAAGTTAGAGTTATTTTTTACCCTTTTAGTAGCAAAACACATAATGTTCACATAAAGTTTTGATATTATCATTGAATTCTTATGCTATTATCTTACATGTAGAGAAAAACAATATTGTTTTAATAGTAAAGATAATTCTACATGAGGAGTAGGTGATTATTATATTATTTAAAAAAGATGCTATTAATACTAGTAATGAAAAAAGCTTTTATTCCCTTGGAACTATTAATAGAATAGTCGCTTATGGCAAAGATAGTGAAGGAGCGCTATATAAAGCATATAAAAGAGTGTTAGAAATTGATGATAGAGTGTCAGCTTTTAAAGATGATAGTGATATTGCAAAAATAAACAGATGTGCAGGACAAGAAGTTCAAAAGGTAAATGCAGACACCTTTAATTTGCTTAAATGTTCATTAGAATTCTCAAGCCTTTCAAATGGGGCTTTTGATATAACTATTCGTCCATTAACTAAACTTTGGGATATAGGAAAAAAACAGAATTACATACCTCCAAAGGAAGAAATTGAACAAGTATTACCTCTAATTAATTACAGGGACTTAGTTCTTGATGAAAAAAACTGTACAGCTTACTTAAATAAAAAAGGGCAAGCTATTGATTTAGGTGGTATAGCTAAAGGATATGCTGCAGATGAAGTTAAACGAATTTTATTAGAGAATAAAATAGACAGTGCTTTGATTAATCTTGGAGGAAATATTGTTACTGTTGGTAATAACCAAGGTAATACCCCTTGGAGAATAGGAATTCAAAATCCATTAGCAGTCAGAGGACAATATATTGGATCAATACTTTCAACTAATCAAACAATTGTGACTTCAGGAAGTAATGAACAGTTTTTTATCAAGGATGGTATTCGCTACCATCATATTTTAAGTCCACTTACAGGATATCCTGTTAATAAAGGAGTTTTAAGTATAACTGCAATATGTGAATGTTCAAGGGATGCAGATGCATTAACAACTGCATTATTTGTAACGGGTATAGATAATGTTAAATCTCTTTTATCAAAGGCAAACGCTCAAGCAATATTTATTATGAATAATGGTGATATATTTATGACAGAAGGACTTAGGAATACTTTCGAGAGGAGTTTTAAATAATGAAGAAATCTAAAATATCTATAATTCAAATAACAAGGTTAATCATACAAATACTGTTTTTTATAGTTTTACCTTCACTATACATTGATACCTTCGCTGGTATAAAGCAGCTTTATATTGCAATAATAAGCAAAAGTTTTAGTGCTACTACACTTCTACCTCAATTACTTTCAGCTATAATAATAATTCCATTTACATTAATAATGGGTCGTTTCTTCTGTGGATGGATGTGTGCATATGGGGCCTTTGGAGATTTTATCTATGGCATATCCAAGAAAGTATTTAAAGTGAAATTTGTGATGGATGAAAGTATAGATAAAGTTTTAAAATATATAAAATATGTAGTTCTAGCATTTTCTGTGTTTGCTATATGGACTATAAATTCTAATGTATATAGTACCTTCAGTCCATGGGATGCTTTCGGCATGTTAGTAGCCGTAGGAAAACTTCCTGATTTATCCTATGTTATAGCTAACTTAACTTTTGGATTTAGTTTATTTTTATTAATAACTATTGCTTCAGCTTTTATAGAAAGATTTTTCTGTAGATACCTTTGCCCGCTTGGAGCAATATTTACAGTTGTCTCAAGATTAAAGATTGCTAGAATTCATAAAGATAGAACAAACTGTGGTAAGTGTCGTATTTGTACAAATAATTGTGCTATGGGAATACCTCTTTATAAAACAGATGTAGTAAACA includes these proteins:
- the citF gene encoding citrate lyase subunit alpha, with the translated sequence MKNSIGRDIPENIAKDKRLYEGEFSMDSTIAKASPVIKSVHPGQGKLVDNLEEAIVKCGLKDGMTISFHHHFREGDYILNMVIEVIAKLGIRNLTLASSSLSVVHKPLIKFIKDGVISKITTSGLRGTLAEEISKGLMDDPVIIRSHGGRARAIEAGDIKIDVAFLGAASSDEYGNASGSRGSANCGSLGYGKIDALYADKVVIITDCLVDFPNAPASILQTNVDYVVKVDKIGDPAGIASGATRYTKNPKELLMAEYANKVIVGSGYFKDGFSFQTGTGGATLAVSRFLRNEMIKSNIKANFALGGITKQIVEMHEEGLIKHIFDVQGFDLAAVESIDKNPMHHEIDSSFYANPHNKGCIANKLDVVVLSALEIDTDFNVNVMTGSDGVLRGASGGHCDTAACAKLTIIISPLIRGRIPCIVDSVNTVITPGDSVDVLVTEIGIAINPKREDLIQRFSKVDIPIFTIQELKDKIERIVGIPDKIEYDDKVVAIVEYRDGSIIDVVRKIK
- a CDS encoding flavodoxin domain-containing protein, which gives rise to MKTVIIYKSKTGFTKKYAQWIAEALSADVFDATKVDIDMIKQYDNIIYGGSLYAAGITGLKFITKNFDKLKDKKLVIFATGASPSSQRVIDEVVSKNFTSEQQKYIKFFYFRGGFDYKKLNFFDKFLMNLLKLKIKSKAKDKLTKDEIGMLSIYDRPTDFSLRKNIDVIVSYLQG
- a CDS encoding DUF5694 domain-containing protein; the protein is MEKKTKVLILGTYHFGNGGEHLINIDAGEIASDKIQSEILEVVEKLLKFKPTKIAVEARESKAKELNEVYSEYCLNKTYVENKLISHRNEIVQLAFRLGQKLNHDKIYPVDYPVDLPDNHFEYAKNICPELYNEFMNEISEYGTYVSNYMDSHTVCENLRYLNNPDRISKEHSSLYLHLAQVGAGDTYYGVDMLTEWYRRNLYILGNLQRIAKPSDKILVIYGAGHCKILQDFVKEYNKFEFIDALDYL
- a CDS encoding phosphotransferase family protein; translated protein: MNKYIKIIKEKNPSLIIEKYRFNTEGQNNDIVIVNDNTVFKFPKYLEGIKKMKIEIDILNILKKHSTLDIPEYNYKNLDSFHTGHVYGGYRMIKGVSLRQNVYHNVVRKEIISKQLATFLRELHSIPIEEFYDHEIKFTDTYSEWTNFYDKIETKLFKFMRKEAKDTISKNFDSFLNHDLDFDETIIHGDFGPTNIIFDPNLQTISGIIDFNDVSIGDPATDIASLIGPFGYGEDFVKSFEPFYPKVDDLLDRARFYASTFALQEAMFGLEVGDEAAFNSGIKQYI
- a CDS encoding FAD:protein FMN transferase, translating into MIIILFKKDAINTSNEKSFYSLGTINRIVAYGKDSEGALYKAYKRVLEIDDRVSAFKDDSDIAKINRCAGQEVQKVNADTFNLLKCSLEFSSLSNGAFDITIRPLTKLWDIGKKQNYIPPKEEIEQVLPLINYRDLVLDEKNCTAYLNKKGQAIDLGGIAKGYAADEVKRILLENKIDSALINLGGNIVTVGNNQGNTPWRIGIQNPLAVRGQYIGSILSTNQTIVTSGSNEQFFIKDGIRYHHILSPLTGYPVNKGVLSITAICECSRDADALTTALFVTGIDNVKSLLSKANAQAIFIMNNGDIFMTEGLRNTFERSFK